Within the Drosophila melanogaster chromosome 3R genome, the region TTGGTAAACTGTTcactttgttattttttgttcttcaTTATTGGCCAAACTATGGAAAAGCTCGTCGAAGGCGTTTTGGTGGCACATTTCACCAACGCCTCGAACATTTCACCAATGATAAGGAGACAGTCCGATAACAGCTGGACATAACAGCGGCGCTGTTAGCTCGGCACGCTCTGTTATCTGAAGTCGAAGTCAATTGGCTGATGGATTGAAAATCTTCGCCATAAAACGCCCCCAAATTAGAGCGAACATTCCAGTCTTTAAgatctaaaaaatatatactcaAGCAAACTATTACTGTACACTTTTGCAAAAGCACACTTAACAATTCCTTTGTtctattttgtaatttttgcaGCGCCTTCCTTCCAAACGCGCTTTTTCATATGCAAATGCTCtcatggcgtatacgcaatgtcaCCATGCACATTGTTTGCCAGCTCACGCATTTCGGCTAAAACAGCAGcagtttttcccattttccgcaCTCGCCACCCCAGGCCCCCTTATGAGCATTTAGATCCACTGAAATTAATAGCATTTTCAACGCGGTCGCAGCTGAGCgatgtttgcaattgtttgcCCAACTTTTAGTGGGAGCTGTGGTGGTGGAACATCATGTGCGGAAATGGTTTTCAAGTGTGCTTAAATGCTTTCTGCGTTGTCCTAGTTATGAGTGAGtggacaattattttaattatgattTCATGTGGACTGACAAACCGAAACAATCGAGATACTCTATGGTTTTTGGACACAATTTCGGACACCATTTGAAAGTATGGTGTTTCATATGAGATAATAATATAACAGCACCATAAAAGCCCGGTCGAAATATTACAAAGCCACTTACAATTGAATACGATATGCTTTCAaactggattttatttataagctTTCTTATTTCTCCTTTGCTGATTCCATGTATTGTTTGCTATCAAGTGCTTAAGGCTGACAATGGGTTAAAGCTTTACAGAGCAATGCAAGTGcgggtgtatgtgtgtggggtGTGCGCGTGTGTCAGTAGCTCTACGCAGACATAAGTTTTCactgtgtgtgtatttttgttttggacATTCGCATTCATTATTACAAAACGAGAATAGCTAACATTTATCAATTACTTAGAACTACATAAGCTGTGCATGTGTTGCAAGTGCCACCGGCTGGCATCAGTTGCATCCTTCCGCGGATTCGGTTGCATCTCCACCTCCAGCTGCCTCATCTACTTGGCGTTGCCGTCGTCGTCGATCGCCTTGAAGATGATTCCGTAGACATGGTCCACCAGCTTGGCCCACGTGGCCGCTTGACTCTCGTCCAGACTGCAGGCAGCTGTCAGCACATCCAGGATAACTCCTTTCAgttgctaaaaaaaataaaatgatgttttaaatgcaattgaatttttaaatgtcaTATAGCTTTCAACTTCCACTATCTCACCAACAGGTATCTCAAAGTCGAGAGCTCGACTGCAGTGTTCAACTTACGTTGTAAGACTCCTTGGAAACGGTCCGCGGAATGTGACTAACGGCAATTTTGGTCCAGATCTCGTCCAGCTTCTCCAGATCGCCATCCTGGCCCAGGACCTGGATGGACTCGTCAAAGACCCTTATGATTCTGCCGGCATGTGCTCGGAAGCGAGCATTTCCCTGAAAGAAAACAGATCAAGTTAATCTTGAGTTAATTGAAGACCTATGTGTAAGGTACAACTCACACTTAGCTCCTCCAAAGGAACATCGCGGAAGGGGAACTTCTCCAAGTTGGACGGAAAGCGGTTGAAAAACTGCGTCAGTATCGCCGCTCCAGAATCTGTTGGTGTTGCCACGGGGATTTCCCAGGTCTTCTTGATCAGTTGCACCTCATCGCTGTTCATGTTTATGCTCCGTTTTGGTTCTTCTCAGCTTTCACTCTATAGCTCTCTATAAGCGTTCGGCCCTCTCTTAATGGCTTTTAGGCTGAAAGTGAGTGAGGGAGAAAATGGAATTAAGTCCATTTACTTCGGTCTCTTTTTGGCGCTCTAATTGAAATTGACAGTTTTACAATGCAACTCAACGAGCCCGGCAcaagcaaaatcaaaatcaaaacaacaaacagtGCCTTAGATAAATAAGCGCACAGCACGTGCTAAAAGTCAATGCCTTCGCCGCCAAACAACAGAAGCAAAATaacatcattatcatcattgTATCCGAGCTCAAATTAACGTCTGTCAGTTAAGCCGCAGCAAAAAGCCCAGCAAACCTACCTTCCCACACCTCAACCCTCATTCTATACAATTTTCAACATACCCTTGTTTTTAGAGATGGTAACGTGATAATAAAAAGCTGAtgatattaattataatttgtacaaatttaaattgatatctGTATGAAATAtgattaaaacttaatgtaGAGCTGAGtattttcaagatcttttCTATTGGTTTAAAGTCCCTAAAGTTTAGTCCTTTGTCTGCATACCATTATTAAAGTTGCACATGATATGGTGAAATTTCTTTATCTTTTATGTTAATAACTTGTTTCCTTAACCGCATATCTGTTTATATAATAGTTGCCCATCTCCAGTCTGCTTGGCCTGCTCTCGAGTTCATTAGCTGACCCTACCCCCGCCCTCGACCAGCACCGAGTTGACCCCCAATCCACCGAGCTTTGTGGCTGGCTCTCGGCTGCGAAAATTATCATACCCCCTGTGTTCCACGGAGAGCTGAGGAAAATGAGAAAGCTATTGCGAATGGGAGATTGCGGGAGAATTCTCTGGGCGAAAGGCGGAAATGTAAACAGCAAGAGCTCACAGAAATTGCGATATAATATGCAGACCACAATAAAAATGGCGAGAcatcaaatcaaatggaattccacaaaaaaattaaatatttttcgaatTGCTAAACGAATTAAGTGAGAGGAAAAAAAATTTCCATGCAAACCGCacatgaaaaataaataattagaaAAGCACTACAAAATTCTCATGTAAACAACGGAATTTGatgaacaataaataaagtattTAGAGTTCTTTTCTTGACTTTTCCACTTTATCCGAATGACAAAAACTTTTTACCACAgggaaaagcagcaaaaacagcAGTCAAGCCAAAGGAAAGTTATGTctaaaaagtaaatacaaaatacaaaactttattaaaaatgcacaaagTGACAGACAGACAAACGGAATAGACATGGTAACAGGGGAAATAGGAAAAGGGaaagagaaaaggaaaataaaacaggGAAATCGACTCAAGTGCAGCCGCAGCAGGTGGCCGCCatgttattgttgctttttgcTGGAAAATGTGGGTGCGATGTGGCAGGAGGtaggtgggtggtgggtggtgggtggttggcGGCGCAGGCAGTGCAGATTCCACTATAAAAAATTTGCCATCTCTCAGTAACCTTGTCTACAAGACCCCTTTGGGGAGCaaaccaacaccaacaccagcACCAACACACTACATATGCCAGGATGTGCGCGTCTGTGTACGTTCTATAATATCCTTCATGCCAAAATGGCCTGTGGCTTTTGCGGTTCAAGTCTGTGCCTGTAAGTGTATAAGTGCTGGCCACTGCTGTgcgagtgtatgtgtgtgtagtCGCGCGAGcttgtgagtgtgagtgtctGCTGCAGTCAAGAGTGaaaaaaggcagcaacaaatcAAGCGTTACCTTGTGGTTCAGCACTCGGAGAAAATTTATCCTCCATAAGATTAGTTTTCATTCTCAAAAACATATTCTTTCAATCGTTTTCATGGAAGTTCAAACGTTGATTGGTGATTTAACGGTGATTGGTGTTAAGCCCTTCTTTTAACACTTAGCTTGATcgaattaagtaattaatttttctctgtgttATCTGCCATTGAGAGTGCGAGTGTGAGAGTGTTGCCAGTAAGGACATTGAGcgcttaattaaattaaggCAAGCTTGATGGACAGCTACTAGACAGTCAGCCGTGTGCAGCAGCTCCTGGGGGCGTTGGGCGGTGGGTGGAGGGCGGATCAGGTGGAACAGATGGGGTAGGCgtggcaggcaggcaggcaggctgGCTGGCAGGTCAGGTGTTGGCAAAGTGCCTCCTACAGGAGGACTGTGTTTGTGCGAGTGTACGTGAATATTTGTTTTGTGATGCTGCCACTCAAGTGTCGCTATGGATTTGGTTGCAATTCTGTTCCTGTCTCTTTTTTTCCCCGGCAtgtgaatttattttatagaaCTCAAAAACAACATTCTGTCGTTTGGCAAGTGCCAGATGTGAAGTGTTGTGAACTCTCGAAACACgagctggtttttttttacaattttaaaacaatttcaaagGACTTTCAAAGTATGGGGCTTGAAGAAAGAATATTTGGATAAATTGGTTTCTGGCAAATATCAGACTCCATAAAATGTTTCTGGGTTTTAATAACCAAAGCCGTgttcaaattaattattttttatgggtcttataaataagtaaatcatttaattttaattttaaagacGCATGTATGGGTAAGTACTATGGATAAGAACTGTGTATTTGATAACAATGACGAAGCTTTAGTAATCGGATAATAAAAAGAGGGTAAACAAATGTAAATTACGATGATTGCTACATATGATGCTTTCgctgatttaattaaatgaattccCAACTCTTTTGAGCCTCTGAAATTGTCTCTTAAAGCCACAATGCCTGACTTAAACACACACAGCCACTTAAAACACACAGATGCACACTCATGTCCTCATCACGGGCATTAAGGATAATGACTGccacaacaacagaaacaacaaatggtaatcacaaaaaaacaacaataacaatctGGTTCTGCCAGAGGCGACACTTGTTTTGCAAGGACACCACAGAAATCCATAAATTCCAAGCCCGCTGCTTTGCGgctcttttatttcttatggCTCTGAAATGCAGGAATTCAACGAACCCGAAAAATCCGAGATTTAAATATCCAATGTAGGAAACACACAGAATGGGCGTTTAATCAGCTGTTGGTTGCCTGCCTGTTGAGCGCCGTCGATGGGGAAGATAGCGCGTATTTACAGTTCCGTTAGTCGTGCGCTCTTATTCACCGAATTCTTTCATAATTCTGCAAGGCTTTCACTATGGTATAAATTTCTCCTACCAACGTATTATtttcacatatatatttcccGGATTTCCCAGTTTTGATTACTACTTTTTTAATTGGCGCACTTGATTGGTTTTTGTGCCGTGGAAAACCAAATACCGGACCGTTCAGTGCGAACTTTCGGGGCTACAAAGAACCGCACACTTTGCGTTCAGGTTGAAAACTGAGCGCGGGCAAATTGTGGGGCCTTTTATGGGAGCGAACTCACCAGATTCGCACTCTCTGCCGGCAAAGATTCGCTAGAGAGAGCCCGCCAAAACCAAAACGCTGTGGAGCAAAAGCTGCCCATGCAGGAGAGTGAGAGTTTGGACAGAGGCGTAGTTCAACGGGGGCTTTGAGGTGTGTCATTTGCCCAAAACAATTGATATTCCGATCAGGCGTAGAGCCCACTTATGGACACTCCCCCGATTTGCTGTCACATTTCATAACAAATTCAAAATGGGACGACACCTGTCGAACCAACACGCccaaatcaaacattttccaGTGACACCTGTGGACCTTCCGACGTTTTAAAGGAGCGTAGTCAAAGTGCTGGCCCCAAAACAAAGCTATCTCTTAAAAGCTTGGGCTTAGAACAGGAAAAGCTTACTTAACCGTTGGGCAGTGGCTTTCTTCAAATGCGCAATGTAATCTAAGCTTTAGGAgctataaacaaatatttgttgtcGTGATGTCTAAGCTATCttcaaatataattatgtaattaatccagcaaaacaaatgaaagCACATTTTGTAttagaaatgaaaaaattcaaagatttttaaaaCTAGTTAGGTCGACTCTTAATATTTCGATGTTTAAGATTCGCAATATGACAAATCTTTTCAAACACTCCATTcagttgttttgtttatttgtttattcttTACTTCAACAATAATCTTCTATTTGTTCTTATCAATATATCACATGCACAAGTGAAAGATTTAGCCTTATCGTGGCGCTGtactatttttataaatgtttattcACTATCACTACCTTAATAAGCCTCCATCAGTAATTTTCAATAAACCAAGTGgcggacaaacaaacaagcactGCCAATTTATACCCAACAAAATGCGTTGCATTCAAATATCACACCGCACACGGATTGTTTATTTTGCTACTATATGAACGGGAATTGTAAGCAACGTCGATTTACGAATGCAATCACTCtactataaatatttgcataaatatggATGGGATAGAACACTATTTTCCAATTCACACTCACAGTTTATATCAAATGCCAGGCAACTGCACACGACGCCGTTAATATTTGAACTGAATAGAATTTCTAGCCCGACTGGCCTTTATAAAAGACTTCcgagcggcaacaacaactgacACAAAATAAACGCAGCAAACGAAGCTACAAAAGTTTCCGAGCTGATAATCTTCGTACACTATCATCCAGAGAGGTCAACTTGGGTGAAAGTATACGTATGGGTCTTTCATTTCGTAAGATTTGGTAAATATTGTCTGAGACTGCTTGTCACAACATTAGAACGAAGCGAATCAATAAAACGCGCGCTCCGAATTTTGAAGCTTCGGAGTTTTAGGAGTCAGGAGATTAAAAGAAGCAGCAAAATCCAGTTTTCGGCTAGACTACAAGACATAATTACTTTAAGTATAAAGAACTAACCTTGATAATCAAATTTACCTATACCTAAGcttaaaa harbors:
- the glob1 gene encoding globin 1, isoform C, with protein sequence MNSDEVQLIKKTWEIPVATPTDSGAAILTQFFNRFPSNLEKFPFRDVPLEELSGNARFRAHAGRIIRVFDESIQVLGQDGDLEKLDEIWTKIAVSHIPRTVSKESYNQLKGVILDVLTAACSLDESQAATWAKLVDHVYGIIFKAIDDDGNAK
- the glob1 gene encoding globin 1, isoform E; the encoded protein is MNSDEVQLIKKTWEIPVATPTDSGAAILTQFFNRFPSNLEKFPFRDVPLEELSVSCTLHIGLQLTQD